Within the Beduinella massiliensis genome, the region GTCATACAAGCCGTGCGCGTCGCGCTGGACAGTTTGGATGAATACGAAAGTGATGCGCAGGACAGCGACCTTTAATATCCGCTTTAAATAAGCCTTTTATCATTCGCTCATTGCAAATATAATGCTTGTGCAGGCAATAAACATCAACGTAAGCTGGTTGCTGAATATCGAAGATGCGAAAGAATAAAGCGAAGCCCCCTCACGCCGTTCTGTGAAGGGGGCTCCGCTCTTTTCAGGGCCGCATTCGGCCCTTTTTTCGTTTACGCTGCCGTTCCATCGATCCATATCGTGACGCGGGCCCCGCCCGCCTCGGCGTTTTCCAGCTTCATACGTCCTCCGTGACGCTCCGCCGTCTGCGCCGCGCTGTAAAGGCCCAGTCCGTAGTGCCCGTCCTGCCCTCTGGCCCGCTCGTCCCGGAAAAAGCGTTCCTGCCCATGCGCCAGCGCATCCTTCGTAAAGCCCGGGCCCGTATCCTCCACGATGAAGACCGCGCCCGCGGCGAGCTGCTCCGCCCTCAGGCGCACCCGGCCGCCAGCGGGCGCGAAGCGCGCCGCGTTATCGATCAGGTTCATGACCGCGCGCTGCATCGCCTGCGCGTCCATCACGGCAAAGCCCGATGCCTCCGCCTGGAAGGAGAGGCCTGCGCCCTCACAGAGCGTCCGGGCCGACTTCAAAAAGCCCTGTACCCAGCCGGAGAGCTCCGTTTTTTGCCGGTTCAGCGCGCCCGTCTCCTCGTAGAGCGCTCCCCGCAGCTCCTTTACATACGCCCGCGCGCTCTCCGCGCTCTGCACGATCGCCTCCGCACAGCGGTGCTGCCCGGCATCCAGGGTTCCGTCCTCCTGGAGCAGCTCGGCGTTCCCTTCGATGACCGTGAGCGGCGTGCGCAGGTCGTGCACCAGCGATTGCATCTGCTCCCGCCGCTGCTGTTCAAGGCTCCACTGGCGGCTCAGCGACTCCTTTAAGGCGTCCTTCATCCGGCCCATCGCGTCGAGCACCTCGCCGATTTCCTGCACGCCGGAACGGGGCACCTCAAAGTCCAGATCCTCCCTTGCGACCCGCGCGGCGACGCCGGAGAGCAGGTCGATCTGCCGCTTGAGCCTGCGGCTGAACGAGAGCGCCGTCAGCAGGATCACAGTTCCCCAGCCGGCCACGAGCAGCACGAACATCGTCACCTGAAAGTTCGGCAGACGCCCCCGCAGGGCCTCGTTTCCGTAGGGCGTGTTGTAATCAAAGAGGAGCAGGCAGACGCGCCCCTCCGCAAGCGGCACGCGCATCTCGAAATCCGACGCCTCGCGCCCCTGCTCAAGGCGCTTTTTCACGCGCTCCTGCGCCCGCACCGTGAGCGAGGATTCGAGCATATCGCCCGATTCGTCGAGCAGGACGTAATCAAAGAACGACGAATGCACCGACTCGTCCAGCGCGCCCGTTTCCCGCATCCGTTCCGCCGCAGCGCGCGCTGCCCGCTCGCCCGTATACGCGGGCAGCACGAATCCCGCCTCGATGGCGTGCAGGATGCAGCCCCACCAGACGAGCGCGATGGCCGCCGCCAGCACGCCCGTTAGGATCAGGTAGCGCACGAAGAGCCCCCGAAGCGTCACGCCCTTTCCGCGCTCCACTTATACCCCACCCCCCAGACCGTTTCGATCGGTTCCCGGCCCACCGTCCGCAGCTTTGCGCGGATGTTCTTCACGTGTTCCGCGATGGCCGACGCGTCCGAGGCGCTCTCCAGCCCGAAGACCGCCTCCAGAATCTGCTCCTTGGAAAACACCTGTCCCCTGTGCTCCAGCAGAAAGACGCAGATGTCGAATTCGCCGCGCGTCAATGGGATGGGCGTTCCCGCGCACGAAGCCTCGCGGGCGGTGATGTCAAGGAGAAGCCCGTCCGCCGTCAGCGCATGCCTGCGAACGCGCGTCTCGCGCCGCAGGTGCGCGGCCACACGCGCCCGCAGCTCGGAGAGGCGAAAGGGC harbors:
- a CDS encoding ATP-binding protein; the protein is MERGKGVTLRGLFVRYLILTGVLAAAIALVWWGCILHAIEAGFVLPAYTGERAARAAAERMRETGALDESVHSSFFDYVLLDESGDMLESSLTVRAQERVKKRLEQGREASDFEMRVPLAEGRVCLLLFDYNTPYGNEALRGRLPNFQVTMFVLLVAGWGTVILLTALSFSRRLKRQIDLLSGVAARVAREDLDFEVPRSGVQEIGEVLDAMGRMKDALKESLSRQWSLEQQRREQMQSLVHDLRTPLTVIEGNAELLQEDGTLDAGQHRCAEAIVQSAESARAYVKELRGALYEETGALNRQKTELSGWVQGFLKSARTLCEGAGLSFQAEASGFAVMDAQAMQRAVMNLIDNAARFAPAGGRVRLRAEQLAAGAVFIVEDTGPGFTKDALAHGQERFFRDERARGQDGHYGLGLYSAAQTAERHGGRMKLENAEAGGARVTIWIDGTAA
- a CDS encoding response regulator; amino-acid sequence: MAWILAVDDEPAMLDLIRTALEREGHTVMTAESAAELSEAKLRRAELILLDVMMPGEDGFSLCARLRERVDCPILFLTARDDEASVAHGLGIGGDDYVVKPFRLSELRARVAAHLRRETRVRRHALTADGLLLDITAREASCAGTPIPLTRGEFDICVFLLEHRGQVFSKEQILEAVFGLESASDASAIAEHVKNIRAKLRTVGREPIETVWGVGYKWSAERA